A single Gemmatimonadota bacterium DNA region contains:
- a CDS encoding amidase, protein MNRADLGVDRRSFLAFCSVAGVGHPVFAEALWRKAEAAGLPPTGSPGQGIVVTKDMVTAAAAMIGLEFSDAEKDELVQTLGGTLGLVVQSRTVTLPNSVGPALRFDPELPGKAVKSTPRLRVADDKRRAPPATRPAADPDLAFLTVTELADLVRSRQLTATELTQLYLGRLRRHGPTLQCVVTLTEDRAVSQARQADEEIKAGRYRGPLHGIPWGAKDLFSVPGYPTTWGTGPFRDQVLGDTATVVERLDRAGAILVAKLTLGELAMGDVWFGGTTKNPWKLDQGASGSSAGPGSATAAGLVGFSVGTETLGSIVSPSDRNGVAGLRPTYGRVSRHGAMALSWTMDKAGPMCRSAEDCGLVLDAIHGADGKDPSAVDRPYGWRADRKIAGLRIGYLKSAFDAEHPTKRWDTEALTALRALGIELVPVELVTEIPVGSLRIILQAESAAAFDDLTRSNRDDLMTRQGRGSWPGNFRASRFIPAVEYINANRARTILMRDMDRFMEPLDVFVMPSFGGNMLMATNLTGHPSLTVPNGWRDDGTPVSISFVGKLFGEADLLAVGKAFQDATGFHRKHPDAFKV, encoded by the coding sequence ATGAACCGCGCTGATCTCGGCGTTGACCGCCGCTCCTTTCTCGCCTTCTGCTCGGTGGCGGGCGTTGGCCATCCGGTGTTCGCCGAGGCGCTCTGGCGGAAGGCCGAGGCCGCGGGGTTGCCCCCGACCGGATCGCCAGGGCAGGGCATCGTAGTCACGAAGGACATGGTGACGGCCGCCGCCGCCATGATCGGGCTCGAGTTCTCCGACGCCGAGAAAGACGAATTGGTGCAGACCCTTGGGGGAACCCTGGGCTTGGTGGTCCAATCGCGGACCGTCACCCTCCCGAACTCGGTGGGGCCGGCCCTTCGGTTCGATCCCGAACTCCCCGGAAAGGCGGTCAAGTCCACGCCGAGACTCCGGGTAGCCGATGACAAACGGCGGGCTCCTCCGGCAACCCGGCCCGCCGCCGATCCGGATCTGGCGTTTCTCACCGTCACCGAACTGGCCGATCTGGTTCGGTCCCGCCAACTGACGGCTACGGAGTTGACCCAGCTCTACCTCGGCCGGCTTCGGCGCCACGGGCCCACCCTCCAATGCGTCGTGACGCTGACGGAGGATCGCGCCGTGAGCCAGGCCCGTCAGGCCGATGAGGAGATCAAGGCCGGCCGGTATCGGGGCCCGCTGCACGGGATTCCCTGGGGCGCCAAGGACCTTTTTTCCGTCCCGGGCTACCCCACCACCTGGGGCACGGGACCGTTCCGCGATCAGGTCTTGGGTGACACCGCCACCGTGGTCGAACGCCTTGATCGGGCCGGGGCGATCTTGGTGGCCAAGTTGACGTTGGGCGAGTTGGCGATGGGCGATGTCTGGTTCGGCGGCACCACCAAGAATCCGTGGAAGCTCGATCAGGGCGCCAGTGGTTCGTCAGCCGGTCCCGGGTCGGCCACCGCCGCCGGGCTGGTCGGTTTCAGCGTCGGGACCGAAACGTTAGGCTCGATCGTGTCACCCTCGGACCGGAACGGCGTTGCCGGGCTCCGGCCAACCTACGGCCGGGTCAGCCGGCACGGGGCGATGGCGCTCTCCTGGACCATGGACAAGGCCGGCCCGATGTGCCGCTCGGCGGAAGACTGCGGCTTGGTGCTCGACGCGATTCACGGGGCCGATGGCAAGGACCCGAGCGCCGTCGACCGGCCCTATGGGTGGCGGGCGGACCGGAAGATCGCCGGCCTCCGAATCGGCTATTTGAAATCGGCGTTCGACGCAGAGCATCCCACCAAACGGTGGGATACCGAGGCGCTCACCGCCCTTCGTGCCCTCGGGATCGAGCTCGTGCCGGTCGAATTGGTCACCGAAATTCCAGTCGGCTCCCTCCGGATCATCCTCCAGGCTGAGTCGGCGGCCGCCTTCGACGATCTCACCCGTTCCAATCGCGATGACCTGATGACCCGGCAGGGGCGGGGCAGCTGGCCCGGCAACTTCCGGGCATCCCGCTTCATTCCGGCCGTCGAATACATCAACGCCAACCGGGCCCGGACGATCCTGATGCGCGATATGGACCGGTTCATGGAACCGCTGGATGTGTTCGTGATGCCGAGCTTCGGCGGAAACATGCTGATGGCCACCAACCTGACCGGGCATCCGTCCCTGACGGTGCCGAACGGCTGGCGTGACGATGGCACTCCGGTCAGTATTTCGTTCGTCGGGAAGCTCTTCGGCGAGGCGGACCTGTTGGCGGTGGGCAAGGCCTTTCAGGACGCGACGGGGTTCCACCGGAAACACCCCGACGCCTTCAAGGTCTGA
- a CDS encoding carbon-nitrogen hydrolase, translating to MTTPSRTVTVGLPQMTCGNDAQANLKTAIDRTRDAAARGAQVVCLQELFMGPYFCQVEDHRFFQLAETIPGPTTQILSDLARDLGIVLVASLFEKRAEGLYHNTAAIIDADGTYLGKYRKMHIPDDPQYYEKFYFTPGDLGFKTWPTRFGKIGVLICWDQWYPEAARLTAMSGAEILFYPTAIGWLPPEKAEYGERQQAAWETIQRSHAVANGAFVASVNRIGLEQAGTDGIEFWGGSFVADPNGRILAKAGQTEETLIVPCDLAQVDIVRTHWPFLRDRRIDAYGDLTKRYLDD from the coding sequence ATGACAACTCCAAGCCGAACCGTCACGGTGGGCCTCCCCCAGATGACCTGTGGTAACGATGCCCAAGCCAACCTGAAGACGGCCATCGACCGAACCCGTGACGCCGCCGCCCGGGGCGCCCAGGTCGTGTGCCTCCAGGAGCTCTTCATGGGGCCGTACTTCTGCCAGGTCGAAGACCATCGCTTCTTCCAGTTGGCGGAGACGATTCCCGGCCCGACCACCCAGATCCTGTCGGACCTGGCCCGCGATCTCGGGATCGTGCTGGTGGCCTCGCTCTTCGAGAAACGGGCCGAGGGGCTCTACCACAATACCGCGGCGATCATCGACGCCGATGGAACCTATCTCGGGAAGTACCGGAAGATGCACATTCCGGACGACCCGCAGTACTACGAGAAGTTCTACTTCACACCAGGAGATCTCGGTTTCAAAACTTGGCCCACCCGCTTCGGCAAGATCGGGGTCTTGATCTGCTGGGATCAGTGGTATCCCGAAGCCGCCCGACTGACCGCCATGTCCGGCGCCGAGATCCTGTTCTATCCGACCGCGATCGGCTGGCTGCCGCCGGAAAAAGCCGAGTATGGAGAGCGGCAGCAGGCGGCTTGGGAAACAATCCAGCGATCCCATGCGGTCGCCAATGGCGCGTTCGTGGCCTCCGTCAACCGGATCGGGCTCGAGCAGGCGGGGACCGACGGGATCGAGTTTTGGGGTGGAAGCTTCGTGGCCGACCCGAACGGCCGGATCCTGGCCAAGGCCGGCCAAACCGAGGAGACGCTGATCGTCCCGTGCGACCTGGCCCAGGTCGATATTGTCCGGACCCATTGGCCGTTCCTTCGGGACCGGCGGATCGATGCCTACGGCGATTTGACGAAGCGGTATCTCGATGACTGA
- a CDS encoding agmatine deiminase family protein, whose product MPAEWERHRGTWLSWPHRESSWPGKFGPVPGVFAAIVGHLARGEEVHINVGSAELHESARAVLEQAGVAMATVFFHRHVTNDAWCRDHGPIFVQRERNGRRDSLILDWGYNAWGGKYPPFEDDDRIPTLVGQAFDIPVVHPGIVMEGGSIEVNGAGTVLTTEACLLNPNRNPTLSREEIEQYLTSYLGVTKVLWLGEGIEGDDTDGHVDDLTRFVNPTTVVTVVEEDARDNNYAPLRENLERLRHMTDQDGRPLDVVTLPMPRPMYQDAQRLPASYANFYVANGVVLMPAYDPERDEIARATLSRCFPDRVVVPIDCTDLVWGLGALHCVTQQWPA is encoded by the coding sequence ATGCCGGCGGAGTGGGAGCGGCACCGGGGGACTTGGCTCAGTTGGCCGCATCGGGAGTCGTCGTGGCCGGGGAAATTTGGGCCGGTGCCGGGGGTGTTTGCGGCGATCGTGGGGCATCTGGCCCGGGGCGAGGAGGTCCATATCAACGTTGGGAGCGCGGAGCTTCACGAGTCCGCGCGGGCGGTGTTGGAGCAGGCGGGGGTCGCGATGGCAACCGTGTTCTTTCATCGCCATGTCACCAACGACGCGTGGTGCCGGGATCACGGGCCGATTTTCGTTCAGCGGGAGCGGAACGGGCGGCGGGACAGCTTGATCCTCGATTGGGGCTACAACGCCTGGGGCGGCAAGTATCCGCCATTTGAGGATGACGACCGGATTCCGACGTTGGTGGGCCAGGCGTTCGACATCCCGGTGGTCCATCCCGGCATCGTGATGGAGGGCGGGTCGATCGAGGTGAATGGCGCCGGGACGGTGCTGACGACCGAGGCCTGCCTGCTCAACCCGAACCGGAATCCCACGCTGTCTCGGGAGGAGATCGAGCAGTACCTCACGAGCTATCTCGGGGTCACCAAGGTGCTCTGGCTCGGCGAGGGGATCGAGGGCGACGACACCGACGGGCATGTCGACGACCTGACCCGGTTCGTCAACCCGACGACGGTGGTCACGGTGGTCGAGGAAGACGCCCGCGACAACAACTACGCCCCGTTGCGCGAGAACCTCGAGCGCCTGCGGCACATGACCGACCAAGACGGCCGGCCCCTCGACGTGGTCACTCTTCCGATGCCGCGGCCAATGTATCAGGACGCTCAACGGCTTCCGGCCAGTTACGCGAATTTCTACGTGGCCAACGGAGTCGTCTTGATGCCGGCCTACGACCCCGAGCGAGACGAGATCGCCCGGGCCACCCTGTCCCGCTGCTTTCCGGATCGGGTCGTCGTTCCCATCGACTGCACCGACCTGGTGTGGGGGCTCGGCGCCCTCCACTGCGTGACCCAACAATGGCCGGCATGA
- a CDS encoding SusC/RagA family TonB-linked outer membrane protein, producing the protein MGIYRRILGLGLVALFALPGVVNAQGRQISGTVTRKAGGGPINEAVVSVVGTANSTRTDAQGKFTVEAPAGQVRLTVRAIGFTRSDALVSGSQATVNFSLDQDVFKLDEVVVSGQVTTVERRNSTTSIGYVSGEDLTKVASPTIEGALYGKLAGVNIQGNGGAPGGGMQMQIRGNNTILGAFDPLFVVDGVIYSNARILGGRSTVDDGASVLEDDPANRLADINPADIASIEVLKGAAAASIYGAKAASGVVIIKTIRGAAGATRVNVSQRLGTFDLMRKYEARVYANVAAAVTSHGANAGTYIASNPLTPYNHYEQVWGKKRVSYETVADVSGGTETTKYFMSATTKRDNAIEPGTGFSRQALRVNIDQSLGSKVEISVSSVFNRADHARGWGNNCNNYACYGYALAYIPSFIDLRKRADGSYVNPSTGGGVASNPLQTAEFSRNQAETYRFTGGTTITYKAFTNEKQSLRFIASGGADLFNQNDELWSPNDLFYEASQSRPGTSIQNNGKSRQMNWNVSGIHNFRSGGLGLTTSAGIQYEDRRLLTSRITTDNLVPGQQNVNQGTNVVVGQTLTPERTFAFYGQEDIQMFDDRLLVTFGARAERSSANGDIGKYFVYPRVSGKYSFRDLVGAGSEFKLRASYGELGNQPNFGNKFTVLGTPQFGGQNGFAVGTVAGDPTIEPERVKEVEAGFDLNLASGRVNLDVTAFRRRTTNLLLSRTPAPSTGFTSQIINGGQISNKGIEVVLGLVPIQGRNLSWTSSTSLSVVRSNVDSLPVPPFRPPGSGFGGLGVLFIEQGKSLTRKFGPTFNEAGVLEQTDLGDTNPDFRLGFTNSVTYKSVNFAMTVDWQSGGVVTNLSQLLYDDGQTASDFGTPAYVDRWTGPRSFAGAGSVGPYIESASFLKLRELSVNWGLPKSVAQALGIGAREARLGLTGRDLFWSTPYTGLDPEVSNFGSAAIRSAVDVTPYPPSRSVFFNVAISF; encoded by the coding sequence ATGGGTATTTATCGCAGGATTTTGGGGCTTGGACTGGTGGCGTTGTTTGCCCTGCCCGGCGTCGTAAACGCCCAGGGACGCCAGATCTCGGGCACCGTCACGCGGAAGGCGGGCGGAGGGCCGATCAATGAGGCCGTCGTCTCCGTCGTAGGGACGGCCAACAGTACGCGGACCGATGCGCAGGGCAAATTCACGGTCGAAGCACCGGCCGGCCAAGTTCGGCTCACGGTTCGGGCCATCGGTTTCACCCGGTCGGACGCCCTCGTCTCGGGCTCGCAGGCCACCGTCAACTTCTCGCTCGACCAGGACGTCTTCAAACTCGACGAAGTGGTTGTGTCGGGTCAGGTGACCACCGTCGAGCGCCGGAACTCGACCACCTCGATCGGCTACGTTTCGGGTGAAGACCTGACCAAAGTCGCCTCGCCCACCATCGAAGGTGCCCTCTACGGCAAGCTGGCCGGCGTGAACATCCAGGGCAACGGTGGCGCGCCGGGCGGCGGGATGCAGATGCAGATCCGGGGCAACAACACCATTCTGGGTGCCTTCGATCCGCTGTTCGTCGTCGACGGGGTCATCTACTCCAACGCCCGAATTCTCGGCGGCCGTTCGACCGTCGACGACGGGGCCAGTGTGCTTGAGGACGACCCGGCGAACCGCTTGGCCGACATCAACCCAGCCGACATTGCGAGCATCGAGGTGCTGAAAGGCGCCGCGGCCGCGTCGATCTACGGTGCCAAGGCTGCGAGCGGCGTGGTCATCATCAAGACGATCCGCGGTGCCGCGGGGGCTACCCGGGTCAACGTGTCGCAGCGCCTGGGCACGTTCGATCTGATGCGGAAGTATGAGGCCCGGGTGTACGCCAATGTCGCGGCGGCGGTCACCTCACACGGCGCCAACGCGGGCACCTACATCGCGAGCAACCCCTTGACCCCCTACAACCACTACGAGCAGGTCTGGGGCAAAAAGCGGGTGTCGTACGAAACCGTTGCGGACGTGAGCGGCGGGACCGAAACCACTAAGTACTTCATGTCTGCCACCACCAAGCGCGACAACGCGATCGAGCCGGGCACCGGCTTCAGCCGTCAGGCGCTCCGGGTCAACATCGACCAGAGCCTGGGTTCGAAGGTCGAGATCTCGGTGTCGAGCGTGTTCAACCGCGCCGATCACGCCCGCGGTTGGGGCAACAACTGCAACAACTACGCGTGCTACGGCTATGCGCTGGCCTACATTCCGAGCTTCATCGACCTCCGGAAGCGGGCCGACGGCAGCTACGTCAACCCGTCCACCGGCGGCGGCGTCGCGTCGAATCCGCTCCAGACGGCCGAGTTCTCCCGGAACCAGGCGGAAACGTATCGGTTCACGGGCGGCACCACGATCACCTATAAGGCGTTCACGAACGAGAAGCAAAGCCTCCGGTTCATCGCCTCGGGCGGTGCCGACTTGTTCAACCAGAACGACGAGTTGTGGTCGCCGAACGATCTGTTCTACGAGGCGTCCCAGTCGCGCCCCGGCACTTCGATCCAGAACAACGGCAAGAGCCGACAAATGAACTGGAACGTGAGCGGCATTCACAACTTCCGCTCCGGCGGACTCGGCCTCACCACCTCGGCCGGCATCCAGTATGAAGACCGCCGGTTGCTCACCAGCCGGATCACAACCGACAACTTGGTTCCCGGCCAGCAGAACGTGAACCAAGGCACCAACGTCGTCGTCGGACAGACCCTGACCCCGGAACGGACCTTCGCGTTCTACGGTCAAGAAGACATTCAGATGTTCGATGACCGGCTCTTGGTCACCTTCGGGGCCCGGGCCGAGCGGTCGAGCGCCAACGGTGACATCGGGAAGTACTTCGTGTACCCCAGGGTGTCCGGTAAGTACAGCTTCCGCGACCTGGTGGGAGCGGGCAGCGAGTTCAAGCTCCGCGCCAGCTACGGTGAGCTTGGGAACCAGCCGAACTTCGGCAACAAGTTCACGGTGCTTGGGACGCCGCAGTTCGGCGGCCAGAACGGGTTTGCCGTCGGCACCGTGGCCGGCGATCCGACCATCGAGCCGGAACGGGTCAAAGAGGTCGAGGCCGGGTTTGACCTCAACCTCGCCAGTGGCCGGGTCAACTTGGACGTGACGGCCTTCCGCCGCCGGACCACGAACCTGCTGCTGTCGCGGACACCGGCCCCTTCGACCGGTTTCACCAGCCAGATCATCAACGGTGGCCAGATCAGCAACAAGGGCATCGAGGTGGTGCTTGGCTTGGTGCCGATTCAGGGGCGCAACCTGAGCTGGACGTCGTCGACTTCACTGAGCGTCGTCCGGTCCAATGTCGATTCGCTCCCGGTGCCTCCGTTCCGTCCGCCGGGCTCCGGGTTCGGCGGCTTGGGCGTGTTGTTCATCGAGCAGGGCAAGTCGCTCACCCGGAAGTTCGGCCCGACGTTCAACGAGGCTGGCGTCCTGGAGCAGACCGATCTCGGCGACACCAACCCCGACTTCCGCCTCGGCTTCACGAACAGCGTGACGTACAAGAGCGTCAACTTCGCGATGACCGTCGACTGGCAGTCCGGCGGCGTGGTGACCAACCTGTCCCAGTTGCTCTATGACGACGGTCAGACGGCCAGCGACTTCGGGACTCCGGCGTACGTCGACCGGTGGACTGGTCCGCGGAGCTTCGCGGGCGCCGGCTCCGTGGGGCCCTACATTGAATCGGCCAGCTTCCTGAAGCTGCGGGAACTGTCGGTCAACTGGGGCTTGCCCAAGAGCGTGGCCCAGGCGCTGGGTATCGGCGCACGGGAGGCCCGGTTGGGTCTCACGGGCCGTGATCTGTTCTGGTCTACCCCGTACACGGGCCTGGATCCGGAGGTGTCGAACTTCGGCTCCGCCGCGATCCGAAGCGCCGTGGACGTCACTCCATACCCGCCCAGCCGCAGCGTGTTTTTCAACGTTGCCATCAGCTTCTAA
- a CDS encoding RagB/SusD family nutrient uptake outer membrane protein — MTNTRIVTTLGFGALVFTAACSDKHYDILNTNAPTVEQLTGAPSKAILARAALGAVARINGDLGGEMSFYAIFGREGYNLLGNDPRLTQEMLRGPLEAGGFGGANWQGKFIALRTINTYLASIDAAADMTAAEKAASKGFGQTLKAVLFHRLIVRNGSLGTPIRVDADLDAAPAPFVSQANTYAYLVALLDSAKTNLLAGGSAFPFGTPPGFETTQTPANFLKFNRALAAKVHVHRATLANAGNSSYTAALTALGESFVNSAGSLNDGAYYAFSTASGEPNNPITEGLAAQRFYVHPSILTGAQLKDNGQPDNRLTSKTALAIGAGANRVTGGLTGTHKPTTYNTSAGNPDLGADVAIIRNEELILLRAEANWFAGSKQSAIDDINTIRTRAGGLGPVSLTPASTNDQFVAALMYERLYSLLWEQGTRWVDARRFGKNATLPIDRAGDVIFPNMLILAAECDARGLAVPCTPPVQ; from the coding sequence ATGACTAACACTCGAATTGTGACGACGTTGGGTTTCGGTGCGCTGGTGTTCACGGCGGCCTGCTCCGACAAGCACTACGACATCCTCAACACCAACGCCCCGACGGTCGAACAGCTGACCGGCGCCCCGAGCAAGGCTATTCTGGCCCGGGCCGCGTTAGGGGCCGTTGCGCGGATCAATGGGGACCTCGGCGGCGAAATGTCGTTCTACGCGATCTTTGGCCGGGAGGGCTACAATCTCCTCGGGAACGATCCCCGGTTGACCCAGGAGATGCTCCGGGGTCCGCTCGAGGCCGGCGGGTTTGGCGGAGCCAATTGGCAGGGCAAGTTCATTGCCCTGCGAACCATCAACACGTATTTGGCCTCGATCGACGCGGCCGCCGACATGACTGCGGCGGAAAAGGCCGCCTCCAAGGGCTTCGGGCAGACGTTGAAGGCGGTGCTGTTCCACCGCTTGATCGTCCGCAATGGGTCGCTGGGTACGCCGATCCGGGTCGATGCCGACCTCGACGCGGCCCCGGCTCCGTTCGTGAGTCAAGCCAACACCTACGCCTATCTGGTGGCCTTGCTCGACTCCGCCAAGACCAACTTGTTGGCCGGCGGCTCGGCCTTCCCGTTTGGTACCCCTCCGGGCTTCGAAACGACCCAAACCCCGGCGAACTTCCTCAAGTTCAATCGGGCATTGGCGGCCAAGGTCCACGTTCATCGGGCCACCCTGGCCAACGCCGGAAACTCGTCCTACACCGCTGCCCTCACCGCTCTTGGCGAGTCATTCGTCAACTCGGCGGGTAGTTTGAACGACGGAGCCTACTACGCCTTCTCCACGGCTTCCGGTGAGCCGAACAATCCGATCACCGAAGGTCTGGCCGCCCAGCGGTTTTACGTCCACCCGTCGATCCTCACGGGCGCCCAGTTGAAGGACAACGGCCAGCCGGACAACCGGCTGACTTCGAAGACGGCCCTTGCCATCGGCGCCGGCGCCAACCGGGTGACCGGCGGGCTGACCGGAACTCATAAGCCCACGACGTACAACACGTCCGCGGGCAATCCTGACTTGGGAGCCGACGTGGCCATCATCCGGAACGAGGAGTTGATCCTCCTTCGCGCCGAAGCCAACTGGTTTGCGGGTTCGAAGCAGTCGGCTATCGATGACATCAACACCATTCGGACCCGGGCCGGTGGCCTTGGACCGGTGTCGTTGACCCCCGCCAGCACCAACGATCAGTTCGTCGCCGCGTTGATGTACGAGCGGCTCTACTCGTTGTTGTGGGAACAGGGAACCCGGTGGGTTGATGCCCGCCGGTTCGGCAAGAACGCCACGCTCCCAATCGACCGGGCCGGCGACGTGATCTTCCCGAACATGCTGATCCTGGCCGCCGAGTGCGATGCTCGCGGCCTCGCCGTCCCGTGCACCCCGCCGGTTCAGTAA
- the ftcD gene encoding glutamate formimidoyltransferase, which yields MRQLIECVPNFSEGRDLGIIRQITDEIERVEGVSLLHVDPGKSTNRTVVTLAGAPDRVTEAAFRAIKLAGQLIDMRRHTGEHPRMGATDVCPLIPIAGISMEETARHAVALARRVGTELGIPVYLYEDAQTNPARKNLAAIRAGEYEGFFKKIQDPAWQPDFGPAVFNPHTGATVIGARDFLVAFNLNLSTTSTRRANAIAFDVREAGRPGLPGTLKAVKAIGWYIDEYGVAQVSMNLTNLAVTPLHVAFDEVCRAAGQRGIRVTGSELVGLVPLETMLAAGRYFLRKQQRSLGVSESDLIHIAVKSLGLDELGPFLPEKRIIEYKLRATTATKRLIDRSVTGFVNETASESVAPGGGSVAALLGALGAGLGTMVANLSSHKRGWDARWEEFSEWAVRGQALKDELLRLVDEDTQAFNRVMAALGLPKGTSEEQATRAEALETANRGAIEVPYRVMEAAFASFPLLKAMAEHGNPASASDAGVGALCARSAVLGAWLNVRTNLAGLKDPEAVEAWVRAGEGMAAEVGGLEQEIRVLVDLRI from the coding sequence ATGCGTCAACTGATCGAATGCGTTCCCAATTTCAGCGAAGGCCGAGACCTCGGCATTATCCGGCAGATCACCGACGAGATCGAGCGAGTCGAGGGGGTGTCCCTGCTCCACGTTGACCCGGGCAAGTCGACCAACCGAACCGTGGTCACCCTGGCAGGGGCGCCGGACCGGGTGACCGAGGCCGCGTTCCGGGCCATCAAGCTCGCCGGCCAGCTGATCGACATGCGCCGCCACACGGGGGAGCATCCGCGAATGGGAGCCACCGACGTCTGCCCGTTGATTCCGATTGCCGGGATCTCGATGGAGGAGACGGCGCGCCACGCGGTGGCGTTGGCCCGGCGGGTCGGGACCGAACTCGGGATCCCGGTCTACCTCTACGAGGATGCCCAGACCAACCCGGCGCGAAAGAACCTGGCGGCGATCCGGGCCGGCGAATACGAGGGGTTCTTCAAGAAAATCCAGGATCCGGCCTGGCAACCCGATTTCGGCCCCGCCGTGTTCAACCCCCACACCGGGGCGACGGTCATCGGGGCCCGCGATTTTCTGGTGGCGTTCAACCTCAATCTCAGCACCACGTCGACTCGGCGGGCCAACGCCATTGCGTTCGATGTCCGGGAAGCCGGGCGCCCGGGCTTGCCCGGGACCCTGAAAGCAGTCAAGGCCATCGGGTGGTACATCGACGAGTACGGGGTGGCGCAGGTCTCGATGAACCTGACCAACCTGGCGGTCACGCCGTTGCACGTGGCGTTTGACGAGGTGTGCCGGGCGGCCGGGCAGCGGGGCATCCGGGTGACCGGTTCCGAGTTGGTAGGACTGGTCCCGCTCGAGACGATGCTCGCGGCCGGGCGCTACTTCCTCCGGAAGCAGCAACGCTCGTTGGGGGTGTCGGAATCCGATTTGATCCACATCGCGGTCAAATCTCTGGGTCTCGACGAGCTCGGGCCGTTCCTGCCCGAGAAGCGGATCATCGAGTACAAGCTCCGAGCCACCACCGCCACCAAACGGCTGATTGACCGGTCCGTTACCGGGTTCGTCAACGAGACGGCCAGTGAATCCGTCGCCCCAGGCGGCGGGTCGGTTGCGGCGCTCCTGGGCGCCCTTGGCGCCGGCCTAGGCACTATGGTGGCCAATCTTTCCTCCCACAAGCGGGGCTGGGATGCCCGGTGGGAGGAGTTTTCGGAGTGGGCCGTCCGCGGCCAGGCCCTGAAGGACGAACTACTTCGGTTGGTCGACGAGGATACCCAGGCCTTCAACCGGGTCATGGCGGCGCTCGGCCTGCCAAAGGGGACGTCAGAGGAACAAGCGACGCGGGCGGAGGCGCTCGAGACGGCCAATCGGGGAGCCATTGAGGTCCCCTACCGAGTCATGGAGGCCGCCTTTGCCAGCTTCCCGCTGCTCAAAGCCATGGCGGAGCACGGCAATCCGGCCTCGGCCTCCGACGCGGGCGTGGGTGCCCTTTGTGCCCGGAGCGCCGTCCTGGGGGCCTGGCTCAACGTGCGGACCAATCTTGCCGGGCTCAAGGATCCTGAAGCGGTTGAGGCGTGGGTTCGAGCGGGTGAGGGAATGGCGGCTGAGGTGGGCGGGTTGGAGCAGGAGATTCGGGTGCTGGTGGATTTGAGGATCTAG
- a CDS encoding CPXCG motif-containing cysteine-rich protein — MAKKEDDSEGDWRPRENDDPEDQSHDTEAEVTCPYCGETMSITIDPDGGNDQEYVEDCQVCCRPWKVQVQYDDQGQARVWAEGGD, encoded by the coding sequence ATGGCAAAGAAGGAAGATGATTCCGAAGGCGATTGGAGGCCGCGGGAAAATGACGACCCCGAGGACCAGTCACATGACACCGAGGCCGAGGTGACGTGCCCCTATTGCGGCGAAACCATGTCGATCACGATCGATCCGGACGGTGGCAACGACCAGGAGTACGTCGAGGACTGCCAAGTCTGTTGCCGGCCCTGGAAGGTCCAGGTGCAGTACGACGACCAAGGCCAAGCGCGAGTTTGGGCCGAGGGAGGCGACTGA